One region of Planctomycetota bacterium genomic DNA includes:
- the rpsB gene encoding 30S ribosomal protein S2, with protein sequence GVHFGHPVSRWNPKMEPYIYGRKGNVHLIDIKETVKGLLRAKQLIQRIAAGGKDILFVGTKRQARDPVKTQAERCGMHHVTERWLGGTLTNFRTIRARLERLGELDEMWESGEIDTYSKKMKATLSRERKKIKTNLDGIRKMEKMPGLIFIVDVRREKIAVNEAKKLGIPTIALIDTDGDPDMIDLPIPGNDDAMRAIEAVMVELADSAEEGRKGRAPEVEKKSDRERGPKRRSERASFRAEQAPATKTESTNEAGEKSVKLDTPAETPAPTPAAADTPAPEAPAAEAAPAGA encoded by the coding sequence CCGGTGTGCACTTTGGCCACCCCGTGAGCCGGTGGAATCCGAAGATGGAGCCGTACATCTACGGCCGCAAGGGCAACGTCCACCTCATCGACATCAAGGAAACCGTCAAAGGTTTGCTTCGTGCGAAGCAGTTGATTCAACGCATCGCCGCCGGCGGTAAGGACATCCTCTTTGTCGGCACCAAGCGCCAGGCCCGCGACCCGGTCAAGACCCAGGCCGAGCGGTGCGGCATGCACCACGTCACCGAGCGTTGGCTCGGTGGGACGCTGACCAACTTCCGCACCATCCGTGCCCGCCTCGAACGCCTCGGCGAGCTCGACGAGATGTGGGAGTCCGGCGAGATCGACACCTACTCCAAGAAGATGAAGGCCACGCTCAGCCGTGAGCGCAAGAAGATCAAGACTAACCTCGACGGCATCCGCAAGATGGAGAAGATGCCCGGCCTGATCTTCATCGTCGACGTCCGCCGCGAGAAGATCGCTGTCAACGAAGCCAAGAAGCTCGGCATCCCGACGATCGCCTTGATCGACACCGATGGCGACCCGGACATGATCGACTTGCCGATCCCCGGCAACGACGACGCGATGCGTGCGATCGAGGCCGTGATGGTCGAACTCGCCGACAGCGCCGAGGAAGGCCGCAAGGGCCGTGCGCCGGAAGTCGAGAAGAAGAGCGACCGCGAGCGCGGCCCGAAGCGTCGTAGCGAGCGGGCCTCTTTCCGGGCCGAGCAAGCGCCGGCGACCAAGACCGAGTCGACCAACGAAGCCGGCGAGAAGTCGGTCAAGCTCGACACGCCCGCCGAAACACCCGCACCGACCCCGGCGGCCGCCGATACACCCGCGCCCGAAGCGCCGGCAGCCGAAGCCGCTCCGGCCGGTGCCTGA